GATCCGGCTTATCGCCAGCGCATGGCGGCGGGCGGTTATGACGTTAATGTCAGCACGCCGAAGCAATTGGGGGACCGGATCCAGCGGGAGCTGGCGTTGTGGGGCGGGGTGGTGAAGAAGGCGGGGATTCAGGCGGATTGAAGGGGGCGCTACGGTTAGCTCGGCGTCCTTTCGCCGTGCCCGTGCATGGCGCCTTTGATTTGATGTTGTCGGCCGTTGAACCGCCTGGTTCCGCCCTCCTGGGCGGGTCACTTTTTGGCCGAGCGCCAAAAAGATGGAATGAACGCGCCCCGGCCTGCGATCAAAGGTGCCGGTAGTCGGTTATGCATCCGGGAAACGTGACAGGGTAGGTGGGTCCCCCCTCACGAAACGGCATCGATGTGCCAGAGTGGGAGTGTGACCAACCACGCGAGGATGGAGGGACCCGAGATGAATACTACGACTTACGGTCTGGACATTGCAAAGACTGTCTTCCAGCTCTATTGGGTCGAGCCTTCGGGCAAGTGTTTCAATCGTCGCTTCAGTCGGTCCAAGCTGCTGGAGTTCCTCGCGAATCGCGAGCCTGGACGCATCGCGCTGGAGGCGTGTGGCAGTGCGCACTGGTGGGCCCGCCAAGTGCGAGCCTTGGGTCATGAGCCGGTGCTGCTGCACGCCCGGTACGTGCGACCGTTCGTGCAGACGAACAAGACCGATGCGGCCGACGCCCGTGCTATCTGGACCGCAGTCCAGCAGCCGGGCATGCCGGTCGTGGCAGCAAAGACCGAGTCCCAACAATGTGTGCTCGGCCTGCACGCCATGCGCCAACTGCGCGTGAAGATGCGCACCATGCTGGTCAACCAGCTGCGCGGCATGTTGTTCGAATTCGGGATCCGGATCCGTCCCGGGCTGCGAGCTGGCCTGAAGGAAATCGTACAAGGGATGGACGAAATCGAACGGGGCGTGCCGCCCCTGCTGTTCGAGTTCGTGCATGAGCAATTGCAAAGCATCGAAGGGCTCGATCGAGAGATAGCTCGCCTGGATCAACGCATTGATGCCTGGGGTCGGCAGAATCGGGCCTGCAAAACGATTCTGGCCATTCCTGGCATCGGCATGCTGACCGCCACGGCCATGGTCGCCACCATTGGCGACGCGCGCACCTTCAAGTCCGGGCGGCAACTGGCGGCGTATCTTGGCCTGGTGCCCAAACAGACCGGCACCGGGGGCAAGGTCTGGCTGAGCGGCATCAGCAAACGCGGCGACCCCTACCTGCGCACCTTGCTGATTCATGGCGCTCGGGTCGTGCTGAGTCACCTGCGCAGAAAGAACCAGCCGGGCTGGAGCCTGCTGCTCGCGCAGCGACGGCCGAAGAACGTCGCGGCGGTTGCCTTGGCCAACAAGACGGTGCGTACCATCTGGGCCCTGTTGACCCACGATCGGGCCTATGACCGAGACTACGTCTCGGTCAGGCCTGCCTGACGGCAGGCTGAGCTAGCAAGGAAGGAACCCGTCCACAGGTTGCGACGGTAATGTCAGCGTGATGGCAAAACAGGTTGGACCGCGGGAGTGCAAGCTCAATTGGTTACTGGTGCTCAAAGCACGGCAAAAAGATAGGGACACTCCCCGGTGAAATCCATCAGGGCCCGCAGGCATGGCCTGCATCGCAAGGCCGGATATAAGTCTGCAGCCAATCCTGTCCAAGCCTGATGTTGGCGTTACCTTGCAAACCGGGGCGCGTTCATATAAGTAACCAAAAAACGCGTCGCCTGAGCGGCTGGCTATCAATTTGGCGGCGTGGGTGGTTCAGGCGGTGGTGATTTCCGTTTGGCTTGGGTGCCCGTTCGAACCTGCTAACGCCAGGTGATTCAGGGCCTGTGCCTGGCGTTAACCGGCTCTTGAACGATCCCCATGCCGGGCGTAGGCCGCCTGCTACCCGGGATATCGGTGAGACGCCTTCGGCTGCGCTGTGCGCGGGCCCAAGGTGGCAGAGCGGCCGATCTCGCCCCGGCCATTGCCGCCACTCCTAGCGAGCGAAGCGATGCGGGTTTGTGCCCGGGCACCTCACCCGCGAGACTGAGCCGCGCGCAGCGCAGCCGTAGGCGATGACGCGATACCGCAGGCAGCAGGCGGCCTACGCCCGTCCTGGGGATTGTTCAAAGTGGGGATTCGTCAGGCACCCACACTCACTCACTTGGCGTAGCAGGCTGGAATCGCGACCACGCCTCACTGAGACCAAAATCGCCAATATCACCAGAAGCACCAAATTGGCTCAGCCAGCCGCAGGCGACGCGCTTTTTGGTTACTTTTTGGCGCTCGGCCAAAAAGTGACCCGCCCAGGAGGGCGGAACCAGGCGGTTCAAACTGCGACAACATGTCACCAGCACCACAAGCAGACGACAAGAACCTCATTGAATGCCATCCAGGCATAGTCAATTGCCTTGATGTATCGATCCTTCACAATCTGCGCCTTGATTGTGAACGGCAAGCGGCTCTAGACTGGCTGGGCTCCTGACACAGCAGGAGCCGGGAGTGAGAACCTGGATAACGTTACCTCTACTACCTTACGGAGGTCAGTAATGCTCCAATCCACCCTCGAATCCGACGCCTTCATTCCCCCTCGACTAGATGATTCCCTTTCGCGTTTCAGTCCCGAAACCCGGCGCGCAGCGCGTGAGGACGCGCTACCTGTCCCCCGGCAACTCTTGTTATTGAATCTGCTGGATCAAGCCGATGCGATTGTGCGAGGCGCGGCCTGCGTACTGACATTGGTGACACACAGCGATTGCGACGCACAGGAAGAAGGAAGCGTAGCCTTGCAGGCGACTACGCTGGATGCCTTGCGAGAGCTCTGCCGGACCTCACTTGGATTGCTGGCCGACAGGGTAGAACAAGTCGCGGAGGGAATTGAGGAGGCGATGGTCGGGTAACCAATCGAGGTTGGGCGCTGATTCCCTGAGATGGCAGGCGCTGCTGGTGTCAATTGTGGGTACCGCCGGACTGGACCGACCGTTTGTGTGCTCCCTCTCCCGCTTGCGGGAGAGGGTTGGGGTGAGGGTGGGCGTGTCTGACGAAGTAAGGCCTGCGGTATGCCACCGCCTGCCCTCACCCCCTGCCCCTCTCCCGCAAGCGGGAGAGGGGAGCAAACCTGCGGTGCGGATAAGGCTTCAGGCTCTTAACCTTCCACTTCCGCCCACCCCTGCATCGCCTGCCCGCCAGCATCATCGCCCGTCCAAAGCACCAGCCGGCCAGCCTGCGCCGGATCGGCCGCGCCGCCAACGGTGATGGTGTCCTGGTCAAACAGCGGCGCCAGCCCCCGGAACCCAAAGCGCTTCACGCGCGCCTGCGGCTGCTCGCGTGCCACCAGGTCCAGCATCAGCATGGCCTGCATCGGCCCATGCACCACCAGGCCGGGATACCCTTCGACGTCACGCGTATAGCTGCGATCGTAGTGAATACGGTGGCCGTTGAAGGTCAGCGCCGAATAGCGGAACAACATGACCGGGTCGGCCTGCAGCGTGCGCTGCCATTGCGCGGTTTGCTCCAGCCGCGGGCGCGGCGGCTGCGGCTTGGACGGGTCCGGCATGGCGCGGTAGACGATGTCGTGGCGCTCGTTGATCGCGGTCTTGCCGTTGACGGTCAGCTCATGGTCGACCGCGACGAACCACAGTTCGCCGCTGCGGCCGGTCTTGTACTGCACGTCAGCAATGGTCGAGGTGCGCGTGACGGTATCGCCGATATGCAGCGGATGGCTGAAGGTCAGCTCGCTGCCGGCCCACATGCGTCGCGGCAGCGGCACCGGCGGCATGAAGCCGCCGAGGTGCGGGTGGCCGTCGCGGCCAATGTCGCGCTGCTGCGCGCGCGGCAGGAAATACAGCCAGTGCCACAGCGGCGGCAGCGGGCCGGCGGCAACCGCCTCGGGGTCGAGGTCGAAGGTCGCGGCCAGGCCGATCACCGGTTCGGGCGACAGCGTTTCGGTGCGCGCTTCGCTGCGGCCGATCCAGCCGCGCAGGCGTTCGAGTTCGGAAGTGGCGTCAGTCATGAGCTTGCGGGTTCGGGTTGGACAGAAAAGGCGGGGCGCTATTGCGCCAGCGCCAGCAGGCGTTTCGCCTGCTCGATCACGGGCCGGTCGACCATTTTGCCATCGACCTGCACGGCATGGCTGCCACTGGCGGTGGCTTCGAGCACGCGGCGGGCCCAGTCCAGCTGTTCCGCGCTGGGCAGGAAGCCCGCGCGCACCGCGCCCAGCTGCGCCGGGTGGATGCACAGCTTGCCCGCAAAGCCGAGTTCGCGCGCGTAGGCAACGTCGCTCGCCAGCACGGCTTCATCCTTCAGCGCGGTGGTGACGCCATCTACCGGCGGCGGCAGCCCGGCCACGCGTGAAGCCAGCACGATGCGGGCGCGCGCGAACGCCAGCGCGTCGCGGGTATGGCTGCAGCCCAGGTCGACGGCATAGTCGAGCGAGCCGAGCGCCAGCCGCGCCACGCCGCTGGCCGTGGCCACCGTGTCGACCTGGTGCAGGCCGAGTGCGGTCTCGATGATGGCGACCAGTTCACCTTGCGGATTGATGGCGTGCAGCGCTTGCGCGATCTGCGCCAGCGCGGCGGCGTCTTCGGCCTTGGGCACCATCAGCCCGGCCAGCGCCGTGCCGGCCGGCAGCGAGCGCAGCCAGGCCAGGTCGGCGGCAAACGCGGGCGAGGCGCTGTCGTTGATGCGGACCATCGCGCGCGCGGCGGGTTTGCCCGCCAGCCAGGCGCCGATCGCCTCGCGCGCGGCGGGCTTGGCGTCGGGGTGTACGGCGTCCTCGAGGTCGAGGATCATCACGTCGGGTCCCGCGGCGGCGGCCTTGTCGAAACGCTCCGGCCGGTCGCCGGGAACGAACAGGTAAGTGACGGCAGTGGTCATGCAGCGTTCCTCAGCGTGCGGCGGGCAGCCAGTCATTGACGTTGGGCGCCTGCTCCAGTGCCCACACGCGCGCGATGATGGCGCGCATCTCGGCCTCGCTGGCACCGTTGCGGAACGCGCCCAGCTGCAGCGCCTTGGCTTCCAGCTCGGGGCGCGACAGGGTGTTGTCCGGGTCGCCCTTGGGCACGTCCACACGGGCGGCCAGCGTGCGGCCGTCGGTGGTCTTGACCGTGACGCGGCCGATCCACTGGCGCGGGTAGGCGGCGTTGATTTCCTGGTCGAGTTCCATCGTGACCTTGCCGCGGAAGTCGACGACCCTGGCGTCGGGCAGCGCGTGCTGCTCGAATTCCGCCAGGCCGGCATGGCCATGCACGGCGACCAGCCCCAGCACCGTGCCCATCGAGAACTTGGCCTGGTGGATGGTGACCGGGTTGACCACCGGGCCGAGCACGTCGATGGCGCCCTGGTGCACGTGGGTGGTGACGCTGGCGATCTGGTCCGCGCTGATGCCTTCGCGCTGCATCAGCACCTTGAGCGCGTCGGCGGCCGGGTGCGTGTGGCGGCACGAGGCAAAGAACTTGAACGAGGTCTCGGCGGTGGCCCAGCGCGTGCCCAGGCCGTCGGTCAGCGCGGCGGGATCGGCGTCGCTCGACATGCCGGCGGCCATGCCTTGCTTGCCTTCCAGGATCTGCTTCGCGCCGGTGAAGCCCGCGCGCGCCAGCCACGCCGATTGCAGGCCGTCGGCGGCGGCCTTGGCGGTGTGCAGTTGCTTGGAATCGGCGGCGTCGCGCAGGAACTCCCACAGGCCCGCGGCCTGCGTGCCGGCCGAACCCAGCGCCTGGTTGATGCCTTCGGCATCCAGGTTGTAGAGCTTGGCCACGGCGGCCGCGGCGGCGAGCGTGCCGACCGTGCCCGTGGTGTGGAACACGGTGTAGTGCGAGCGGCCCATGAACTCGCCGATGCGGATGCCGGCCTCATAGCCTGCGATCGATGCCAGCAGCACTTCGGCACCGGTCTTGCCTTCGGCCTGCGCCGCGGCGACGACCGCCGGGAACACCACCGCGGCCGGGTGCAGCACCGAGCCATTGTGCACGTCGTCCTGCTCGACCACATGCGACGAAGCGCCGTTGATCAGCGCGGCGAAGTAGGGCGACGTGCGGCGGCGGTCGACCAGCACTTCGGCGTCGCCCTGGTCCGGCCCCATGGCGGCGGCAAATTCCTGCAGGCGGCGCACGGCCGGGGCGTCCTTGCCGGCGATGGCCGAGGCGATCCAGTCAAGGAACAGGTCCTTGGCGCGCTCGATCACGGGCGCGGGCACGTCCGCCAGCTTGAAATCGGCCAGGAACTGGCACAGCTGGCGGGTCGGGTAGTTGGTGTCTGCGGCTTGGCTCATGCAGGCTCCGATGCGGAATTGGGTTTCGTGGAAAGGGAAAAAGCCCGGCGCTCTGTGCGAGATGGCCGGGCGTCGTGTGTTCGGATTTCAGATGGCCTGCTTGTCGGCCAGCGCGGCGATGTCGCCCTCGGCATAGCCGAGTTCGGCCAGGATCTGCCGGCTGTGCGCGCCGAGCGCCGGCACGTCGCCCATGACAGGCTCCACGCCCGACAGGTTGGCGGGCGGCAGCAGCGCGCCGATCGGACCGCCCGGGGTGGCCACTTCGCGCCAGCGCTGGCGTGCCTGCAACTGCGGATGGTTCCATACGCCCTCGATGTCGTTCATCGGGGCATTGGCGATCTGCGCCTCGTCCAGCAGGGCCTCGGCCTGCGCCACGGTCATCGACGCGAAGCGCGCTTCGATGATGGCGGTGAGTTCGGGGCGATTGCGCACGCGGGCCGTATTGCTGGAGAAGCGTTCGTCCTGCGCCAGTTCGCGGTTGCCGAGCACGATCTCGCAGAAACTGGCGAACTCGCGTTCGTTCTGCACGCTGAAGATCACGCTGCCGTCGCCGGTGCGATGCACGCCATACGGGGCGATGGTCGGATGCGAAGCGCCGAAGCGCGCCGGCGCCTTGCCGCCGTAGTGGCCGAAGTAGAGCACCTGGTTCATCCACTCGGCCATCGCCTCGAGCATGGTCACCTGCACGCGCAGGCCCTTGCCGGTGCGGCCACGCTGCAGCAGCGCCGACAGGATGCCGCTGTAGGCGTACATGCCGGCCGAGATGTCGGCAATCGAAACGCCGGCGCGCGACGGCTCATTCGGGCCGCCGGTGAGGCCCACCAGGCCGGCGGCGGCCTGGATCAGCAGGTCGTAGGCCTTCTTGTCGCGATAGGGACCGGAGTCGCCATAGCCCGAGATGTCGCAGACGATGAGCTTGTCGTACTTGCCGTGCAGGCTGTCGAAGTCCAGGCCCATGCGCGCGGCCGCGCCGGGGGCGAGGTTCTGCACCAGCACATCGGCATCGGCCAGCAGCCGGTGCAGGATGGTCTGCGCCTCTGGATCCTTCAGGTCCAGGGTCAGGCTTTCCTTGCCCCGGTTGAGCCACACAAAGTACGAGGCCTGGCCGTGCACGGACTGGTCATAGCCGCGCGCGAAGTCGCCCACGCCGGGACGCTCGATCTTGATGACGCGGGCACCAAGATCGGCAAGCTGGCGCGTGGCGAAGGGGGCCGCAACCGCGTGTTCGAGCGAAACCACGCGGATGCCGTCGAGCGGGCGGATGCCGTTGGAGTTATTGGGGGACATGCAAAAAGCCTCAGAACGAACGCGGCAGTTCGAGCACGTGCTCGGCCACGTAGGACAGGATCAGGTTGGTGGAAATCGGCGCGACCTGGTACAGGCGCGTTTCGCGGAACTTGCGCTCGATGTCGTACTCGGCGGCAAAGCCGAAGCCGCCGTGCGTCTGCAGGCAGACGTTGGCCGCTTCCCAGGAAGCATCGGCGGCCAGCAGCTTGGCGATATTGGCTTCCTTGCCGCACGCCTTGCCGGCATCGAACAGCCGCGCCGCCTTGTAGCGCATCAGGCTGGCGGCCTCGACATTGACGTACGAGCGCGCGATCGGGAACTGCACGGCCTGGTTCTGGCCGATCGGGCGGTCGAACACGATGCGGTCGCGCGCATAGTTGCTGGCGCGCTCGACGAACCAGTAGCCGTCGCCGACGCACTCGGCGGCGATCAGGATGCGCTCGGCGTTGAGCCCGTCGAGGATGTACTTCAGGCCCTTGCCTTCCTCGCCGATCAGGTTTTCGGCCGGCACTTCCAGGTTGTCGAAAAACAGCTCGTTGGTCTCGTGGTTGACCATGTTGCGGATCGGCTTGACGGTCAGGCCCTTGCCGATGGCATCGCGCAGGTCAACCACGAACACCGATAGCCCCTCGGACTTGCGCTTGACCTGGTCCAGCGGCGTGGTGCGCGCCAGCAGCAGCATCAGGTCGGAGTGCTGCACGCGCGAAATCCATACCTTCTGGCCATTGACGATGTACTTGTCGCCCTGGCGCACCGCGGTGGTCTTGAGCTTGGTGGTGTCGGTGCCGGTGGTGGGCTCGGTCACGGCCATCGACTGCATGCGCAGCTCGCCCGAGGCGATGCCGGGCAGCCAGCGGCGCTTCTGCTCCTCGGAGCCGTGGCGCAGCAGGCAGCCCATCACATACATCTGGCCGTGGCAGGCGCCGGAATTGCCGCCGCTGCGGTTGATTTCTTCCATGATGACCGAGGCTGCGGTCAGCGACAGGCCCGAGCCGCCGTAGGTCTCGGGAATCAGGGCCGACAGCCAGCCGGCCTGGGTCAGCGCCTGCACGAAGCGCTCGGGAAAGGCTTCCTGCGCTTCCACGCGCTGCCAGTATGCCGAATCGAAGCCGGCGCAAAGGTCGCGCACGGCCTCGCGGATTTCGGGATACAGCAGTTCCGGATCCTGTTCTGCAAGCATGGGGAGGCCCCGTCCATTTCGAATGGGGCCATTATTCCCGACCCCCTTGCTCACTGAAATTCGGATTTGCGAAAGAGCGGCTTAGGGCCGCCGGAAGCGCTTGCGGCGCGCTATGCACCTGGTTGCGCAATGCAAGACGCCCGGCTCTGCCGGGCGTTTCAGGGGTGTTGCGGGGGCGTTTCGGGGCCGTTTCCGGGGCGCTCGAAGGGCAGGGCGCGCGGCCCCGCGGGGTGGTATCAGTGTACGAACAGCCAGATCAGGATCAGGACAAAGGCCGGGACACCAAGTAGCCAGGCGAGGATGTAGGGCATGGTGTAGCTCCTGTTTTGCACTAGTCGTGGTGATTCCAATATAGGGTCGGCGCCGCGGCGGGACTGTCGGGGAGGTTCCGCTTGCCGTGTAGGACGCCGCCGCACGGACCGGTAAGGCGCAGCCGCATCGGCGTGCGGCCGGCGCCATAGGCTTGCGGCGCGTGCTACGCTCAGGTCTGTACCCAAGCACCTGGAGGCGAGCGATGGACGGGGTCTGGTCGGAAATCTACAGTGCCATCCGCGCCGAGTTCAGCGATCTGCCTGACGCCGGCGAAGCCACCCGCCTCCTGGTGCGGCTGACCTTGGCGGTGGTGCTGGGCGGGCTGATCGGCTATGAGCGGGAGGCCTCGGGCAAGG
This genomic interval from Cupriavidus oxalaticus contains the following:
- a CDS encoding FAS1-like dehydratase domain-containing protein — translated: MTDATSELERLRGWIGRSEARTETLSPEPVIGLAATFDLDPEAVAAGPLPPLWHWLYFLPRAQQRDIGRDGHPHLGGFMPPVPLPRRMWAGSELTFSHPLHIGDTVTRTSTIADVQYKTGRSGELWFVAVDHELTVNGKTAINERHDIVYRAMPDPSKPQPPRPRLEQTAQWQRTLQADPVMLFRYSALTFNGHRIHYDRSYTRDVEGYPGLVVHGPMQAMLMLDLVAREQPQARVKRFGFRGLAPLFDQDTITVGGAADPAQAGRLVLWTGDDAGGQAMQGWAEVEG
- a CDS encoding HpcH/HpaI aldolase/citrate lyase family protein encodes the protein MTTAVTYLFVPGDRPERFDKAAAAGPDVMILDLEDAVHPDAKPAAREAIGAWLAGKPAARAMVRINDSASPAFAADLAWLRSLPAGTALAGLMVPKAEDAAALAQIAQALHAINPQGELVAIIETALGLHQVDTVATASGVARLALGSLDYAVDLGCSHTRDALAFARARIVLASRVAGLPPPVDGVTTALKDEAVLASDVAYARELGFAGKLCIHPAQLGAVRAGFLPSAEQLDWARRVLEATASGSHAVQVDGKMVDRPVIEQAKRLLALAQ
- a CDS encoding MmgE/PrpD family protein, yielding MSQAADTNYPTRQLCQFLADFKLADVPAPVIERAKDLFLDWIASAIAGKDAPAVRRLQEFAAAMGPDQGDAEVLVDRRRTSPYFAALINGASSHVVEQDDVHNGSVLHPAAVVFPAVVAAAQAEGKTGAEVLLASIAGYEAGIRIGEFMGRSHYTVFHTTGTVGTLAAAAAVAKLYNLDAEGINQALGSAGTQAAGLWEFLRDAADSKQLHTAKAAADGLQSAWLARAGFTGAKQILEGKQGMAAGMSSDADPAALTDGLGTRWATAETSFKFFASCRHTHPAADALKVLMQREGISADQIASVTTHVHQGAIDVLGPVVNPVTIHQAKFSMGTVLGLVAVHGHAGLAEFEQHALPDARVVDFRGKVTMELDQEINAAYPRQWIGRVTVKTTDGRTLAARVDVPKGDPDNTLSRPELEAKALQLGAFRNGASEAEMRAIIARVWALEQAPNVNDWLPAAR
- a CDS encoding acyl-CoA dehydrogenase family protein, whose translation is MLAEQDPELLYPEIREAVRDLCAGFDSAYWQRVEAQEAFPERFVQALTQAGWLSALIPETYGGSGLSLTAASVIMEEINRSGGNSGACHGQMYVMGCLLRHGSEEQKRRWLPGIASGELRMQSMAVTEPTTGTDTTKLKTTAVRQGDKYIVNGQKVWISRVQHSDLMLLLARTTPLDQVKRKSEGLSVFVVDLRDAIGKGLTVKPIRNMVNHETNELFFDNLEVPAENLIGEEGKGLKYILDGLNAERILIAAECVGDGYWFVERASNYARDRIVFDRPIGQNQAVQFPIARSYVNVEAASLMRYKAARLFDAGKACGKEANIAKLLAADASWEAANVCLQTHGGFGFAAEYDIERKFRETRLYQVAPISTNLILSYVAEHVLELPRSF
- a CDS encoding IS110 family transposase, coding for MNTTTYGLDIAKTVFQLYWVEPSGKCFNRRFSRSKLLEFLANREPGRIALEACGSAHWWARQVRALGHEPVLLHARYVRPFVQTNKTDAADARAIWTAVQQPGMPVVAAKTESQQCVLGLHAMRQLRVKMRTMLVNQLRGMLFEFGIRIRPGLRAGLKEIVQGMDEIERGVPPLLFEFVHEQLQSIEGLDREIARLDQRIDAWGRQNRACKTILAIPGIGMLTATAMVATIGDARTFKSGRQLAAYLGLVPKQTGTGGKVWLSGISKRGDPYLRTLLIHGARVVLSHLRRKNQPGWSLLLAQRRPKNVAAVALANKTVRTIWALLTHDRAYDRDYVSVRPA
- a CDS encoding CaiB/BaiF CoA transferase family protein, whose amino-acid sequence is MSPNNSNGIRPLDGIRVVSLEHAVAAPFATRQLADLGARVIKIERPGVGDFARGYDQSVHGQASYFVWLNRGKESLTLDLKDPEAQTILHRLLADADVLVQNLAPGAAARMGLDFDSLHGKYDKLIVCDISGYGDSGPYRDKKAYDLLIQAAAGLVGLTGGPNEPSRAGVSIADISAGMYAYSGILSALLQRGRTGKGLRVQVTMLEAMAEWMNQVLYFGHYGGKAPARFGASHPTIAPYGVHRTGDGSVIFSVQNEREFASFCEIVLGNRELAQDERFSSNTARVRNRPELTAIIEARFASMTVAQAEALLDEAQIANAPMNDIEGVWNHPQLQARQRWREVATPGGPIGALLPPANLSGVEPVMGDVPALGAHSRQILAELGYAEGDIAALADKQAI